The following proteins are co-located in the Plasmodium vinckei vinckei genome assembly, chromosome: PVVCY_11 genome:
- a CDS encoding cell division cycle protein 48 homologue, putative, translated as MENNPDTKTLGDDNNGKITKKKNLCRLIVEEATNDDNSVVALNTKRMEELNFFRGDTILIKGKKRHSTICIILNDNDLDEGKIRINKVARKNLRVCLGDIVYVKACPEIPYGKKIQVLPIDDTIEGLAKDTLFEIFLKPYFNESYRPVKKGDLFLVRGGFMSVEFKVVEVDPDDFCIVSPDTVIYYEGDPIKRDDEEKLDEIGYDDIGGCKKQLAQIREMIELPLRHPGLFKTLGVKPPRGVLLYGPPGSGKTCIARAVANETGAFFFLINGPEVMSKMAGEAEANLRRAFEEAEKNSPAIIFIDEIDSIAPKREKTNGEVERRVVSQLLTLMDGIKSRGQVVVIAATNRQNSIDPALRRFGRFDREIDIGVPDDNGRFEILRIHTKNMKLSPDVKLEELASNTHGFVGADLAQLCTEAALTCIREKMDVIDLEDEIIDKEVLESMCVTQDHFNMALGTCNPSSLRETVVEVPNVKWDDIGGLDEVKNTLREMILYPIDHPDKFEKFGMAPSRGVLFYGPPGCGKTLLAKAVASECSANFVSIKGPELLTMWFGESEANVREVFDKARAAAPCVLFFDELDSIGTQRGSSLGDGSGAGDRVMNQLLTEIDGVGPKKNLFFIGATNRPELLDEALLRPGRLDQLIYIPLPDLAARISILSAILRKCPVADNVPIDFLAQKTAGFSGADLAELCQRAARAAIRDAIDAEEMNKKSKLALNPEGNTENNQTNENQATNNEESDIKYEITRHHFKEGLAGARRSVSQADLIKYDNFRIKFDPLYKTKSGGANEDFIIDWPDEENNDDPQDYNVDDDLYS; from the exons ATGGAAAATAACCCTGATACTAAAACCTTGGgtgatgataataatggaaaaataacaaaaaaaaaaaatttatgtcGACTTATTGTTGAAGAAGCAACAAATGATGATAACTCAGTAGTTGCATTAAATACTAAACGGATGGAGGagttaaatttttttaggGGAGATACAATTCTAATTAAAGGGAAAAAAAGGCATTCAACTATTTgcattatattaaatgataatgatTTAGATGAAGgaaaaataagaataaataaagttgCTAGGAAAAACTTGAGAGTCTGTTTAGGAG ACATTGTCTACGTAAAGGCATGCCCTGAAATCCCCTATGGGAAGAAGATTCAAGTATTACCAATTGATGATACAATCGAGGGTTTGGCAAAAGATACTTtgtttgaaatatttttaaagccTTACTTTAATGAATCATATAGACCCGTAAAAAAAGGAGACTTGTTTTTAGTAAGAGGTGGATTTATGTCTGTCGAATTTAAAGTTGTTGAGGTCGATCCAGATGATTTTTGTATTGTATCACCAGATActgtaatatattatgaggGTGATCCCATTAAAAGAgatgatgaagaaaaattagATGAGATAGGATATGATGATATTGGTGGTTGTAAAAAACAGCTAGCTCAAATTCGAGAAATGATTGAATTACCTTTAAGGCATCCAGGTTTATTTAAAACTTTAGGAGTTAAACCACCAAGAggtgtattattatatggaCCTCCAGGTAGTGGTAAAACATGTATTGCTAGAGCTGTAGCAAATGAAACAGGggcttttttctttctaaTTAATGGTCCCGAAGTTATGAGTAAAATGGCAGGAGAAGCAGAAGCAAATTTAAGAAGAGCTTTTGAAGAAgcagaaaaaaattcacctgcaattattttcattgaTGAAATTGATTCTATTGCTccaaaaagagaaaaaacaaatggaGAAGTAGAAAGAAGAGTTGTATCACAATTATTAACATTAATGGATGGTATCAAAAGTAGAGGACAAGTTGTTGTTATTGCCGCTACAAATAGACAAAATTCTATCGATCCTGCTTTAAGAAGATTTGGAAGATTCGATAGAGAAATTGATATAGGTGTCCCAGATGATAATGGTAGATTTGAAATATTACGAATCCATAccaaaaatatgaaattatCTCCTGATGTTAAATTAGAAGAATTAGCTAGTAATACACATGGTTTTGTTGGTGCAGATTTAGCACAATTATGTACAGAAGCTGCATTAACATGTATAAGAGAAAAAATGGATGTAATTGATTTAGAGGATGAAATTATTGACAAAGAAGTTTTAGAAAGTATGTGTGTAACTCAAGATCATTTTAACATGGCCTTAGGAACATGCAACCCATCATCACTTAGAGAAACTGTTGTTGAAGTTCCAAATGTTAAATGGGATGATATTGGAGGTTTAGATGAagttaaaaatacattaagAGAAATGATTTTATATCCTATTGATCATCCAgataaatttgaaaaatttggTATGGCTCCATCTAGAGgtgtattattttatggACCTCCTGGTTGTGGTAAAACATTATTAGCTAAAGCAGTTGCATCTGAATGCTCTGCAAATTTTGTTTCAATTAAAGGTCCTGAATTATTAACTATGTGGTTTGGTGAGTCTGAAGCTAATGTTAGAGAAGTTTTTGATAAAGCTCGAGCTGCAGCACCatgtgttttattttttgatgaaTTAGATTCCATTGGAACTCAAAGAGGTTCGTCTTTAGGTGATGGTAGTGGTGCAGGTGATCGTGTTATGAATCAACTATTAACTGAAATTGATGGTGTTggaccaaaaaaaaatctttTCTTTATCGGTGCAACTAATAGACCAGAATTATTAGATGAAGCTCTATTAAGACCTGGAAGATTAGatcaattaatttatattcctTTACCCGATCTAGCTGCACGAATCTCTATTTTAAGTGCAATTCTAAGAAAATGTCCTGTCGCAGATAATGTACCTATCGACTTTTTAGCTCAAAAAACAGCTGGATTTAGTGGTGCAGATCTTGCCGAATTGTGCCAAAGAGCCGCTAGGGCAGCTATTAGAGATGCCATTGATGCCGaagaaatgaataaaaaatcaaagCTTGCATTAAATCCTGAAGGAAATACTGAAAACAACCAAACTAATGAAAATCAAGCTACAAATAACGAAGAATCTGATATAAAATACGAAATCACCAGACATCACTTTAAAGAAGGATTAGCAGGAGCTAGAAGAAGTGTTTCACAAGCGGATCTAATTAAGTATGATAATTTTAGGATAAAATTTGATCCATTATATAAGACTAAATCTGGTGGAGCAAATGAAGACTTTATTATTGATTGGCCCGATGAGGAAAATAATGACGATCCACAAGATTATAATGTAGATGATGATTTATActcataa